A stretch of Malus sylvestris chromosome 11, drMalSylv7.2, whole genome shotgun sequence DNA encodes these proteins:
- the LOC126590947 gene encoding serine/arginine-rich SC35-like splicing factor SCL30A isoform X1 produces MRGRSYSPSPPPPPPRGGYGRRGQRSPSPRGRYSGGRGSGRDLPTSLLVRNLRHDCRPEDLRRPFGQFGVLKDIYLPKDYYTGEPRGFGFVQFVEPADAEEAKYQMDGQLLLGREVTVVFAEENRKKPSDMRHRERSSSRTTSRYRDRRRSPPRYSRSPRYSRSPPPRRARSRSHSRGYYSPPKRRDYSRCFCLAVPCIYSDVWFLALPAASVFLRSVSPQERRYSREKSFSRSPPPYEGSRSRSQSPVRGPSRSRSRSHSPRRNIRRSRSPINEGHPRAPIGDRSPSP; encoded by the exons ATGAGGGGACGGAGTTACAGTCCATCACCACCTCCACCACCCCCAAGGGGAGGATATGGTAGGAGGGGACAACGAAGTCCTAGCCCCAGGGGTCGCTATAGCGGTGGTCGCGGTAGTGGTAGAGATCTTCCTACAAGCCTTCTAGTTCGTAACCTTCGCCATGATTGCAG GCCAGAAGATCTCCGCAGGCCATTTGGGCAATTTGGCGTGCTTAAGGACATCTACCTGCCGAAGGATTACTATACTGG GGAGCCTCGTGGCTTTGGTTTTGTCCAGTTTGTTGAACCTGCTGATGCTGAAGAGGCTAAATATCAAATGGATGGTCAGCTTCTTCTTGGTCGGGAGGTAACTGTTGTATTTGCAGAGGAGAACAGGAAGAAGCCATCTGATATGAGGCATAGGGAGCGTTCAAG CTCCAGGACTACTAGTCGATATCGTGATCGAAGACGGTCTCCTCCTCGCTATTCTCGCTCTCCACGATATTCCCGTTCTCCACCTCCACGCCGTGCAAGATCTCGATCTCACAGCCGTGGTTATTACTCTCCTCCAAAACGAAGGGATTATTCCAG ATGCTTCTGTCTAGCGGTTCCCTGTATTTATTCTGATGTGTGGTTCCTTGCGCTTCCTGCCGCTTCTGTTTTTTTAAGATCTGTCTCACCCCAAGAGAGAAGGTACAGCAGGGAGAAGTCGTTTTCTCGATCTCCTCCACCATATGAGGGGTCAAGGAGCCGTAGTCAGAGCCCAGTTAGGGGTCCAAGCCGGAGCAGAAGCAGAAGCCATAGTCCAAGGCGGAACATAAGAAGAAGCCGAAGCCCTATCAATGAAGGTCACCCGAGGGCACCAATTGGAGACAGATCTCCTAGTCCATGA
- the LOC126591481 gene encoding transcription initiation factor TFIID subunit 7-like: protein MEEQFVLRVPPSVAERLDRLLGDNASTDDKSLDLSFEEDGRTGTFVVGNDHFPASLFDLPCVVESFKTYDDSVLIKTADIGQMIMVRDPSDPAPDTVEYRHGLTPPMRDARKRRFRREPDLNPELVRRVEEDLLNISTSGPADNIDVEAAEQEKDGDGNARNASKKPVEEPVSQPDVPEAATNAGDPDRSDSDESDDSI from the exons ATGGAGGAGCAGTTCGTGCTCAGAGTCCCACCTTCTGTTGCAGAGCGACTGGACCGCCTTCTGGGCGACAACGCTTCTACTGACGACAAGTCGTTGGATTTGTCTTTCGAAG AGGATGGCAGGACTGGCACATTTGTCGTTGGCAATGACCATTTCCCTGCATCACTGTTTGATCTTCCTTGTGTTGTGGAGTCCTTCAAAACATATGATGATAGCGTGTTAATTAAGACTGCAGACATTGGTCAG ATGATTATGGTTAGAGATCCGAGTGATCCAGCTCCAGATACAGTAGAGTACAGGCATGGTCTCACCCCTCCAATGAGGGATGCTCGAAAGCGAAGGTTTCGCAGGGAACCTGATCTCAAT CCTGAGCTTGTCCGGCGTGTTGAGGAAGATCTACTGAATATTAGTACAAGCGGACCAGCTGATAATATTGAT GTTGAAGCAGCTGAGCAAGAAAAGGATGGAGACGGAAATGCTCGTAATGCAAGTAAAAAGCCTGTTGAAGAACCTGTATCACAACCTGATGTTCCAGAGGCAGCTACAAATGCTGGAGATCCCGATAGAAGTGACTCTGATGAATCCGACGATTCAATTTAA
- the LOC126591571 gene encoding IQ domain-containing protein IQM2-like → MGISFSCPFSQYSDLESGLDSIIVKSISFGDNEVKTPVRSVSFNGGDAEPTIMKSLGSGRMTLETSVSFKGRELEKMMLLKVPSLEKSMTVASVSPLSKEMNVPSPRSDSPLGMIRPLQLLDPTSPKHMAAIKLQKVYKSFRTRRKLADCAVLVEQSWWKLLDFAELKRSSISFFEIEKHETAMSRWSRARTRAAKVGKGLSKNEKAQKLALQHWLEAIDPRHRYGHNLHFYYVEWLHCQSREPFFYWLDIGEGKEVNLVEKCPRLKLQQQCIKYLGPMERMAYEVVVEDGKFLYKQSGELLHTTGESDDTKWIFVLSASRTLYVGKKKKGTFQHSSFLAGGATSAAGRLVVENGILKAVWPHSGHYRPTEENFRDFVSFLEENNVDLKDVKLSPVDEVEEGSLSKKRSSAHIRCNSSEEGLIPNVCDLKAEETIEEDLIPEENDSIEQAAAVESHMSSRLRCVSRKLSNLAIPNRERYFEKVESATEPAGSSCSGIPVETPVDGYETVDETLPSEQDYMVSKKNLFDENNDETEGEAIPQESILKRINSHKGMKSFQLGRQLSCKWTTGAGPRIGCVRDYPSELQFRALEHVNLSPRSAARSRSYFSPRTTSALSPRVLTPAKCGGEMEARISSPALERVKLSLKSINLSRTRSSQLSTGSTATAIANVS, encoded by the exons ATGGGAATTTCCTTTTCTTGCCCATTTTCGCAGTACAGTGATTTGGAAAGTGGGTTGGATTCGATCATTGTGAAGTCCATAAGCTTTGGAGACAATGAAGTTAAAACTCCGGTCAGATCAGTTAGTTTCAATGGTGGTGATGCAGAACCCACAATAATGAAATCCTTAGGTTCCGGAAGGATGACACTTGAAACTTCTGTTAGCTTTAAAGGTAGAGAGTTGGAGAAAATGATGTTGCTCAAGGTTCCTTCGTTAGAAAAGAGCATGACCGTTGCATCAGTCAGCCCTCTCAGCAAAGAAATGAACGTTCCCTCCCCAAGATCAGATAGTCCTCTGGGAATGATCAGGCCCTTGCAACTTTTGGATCCCACCAGCCCCAAACACATGGCAGCAATTAAGTTGCAGAAAGTATACAAAAGTTTCCGAACCAGACGAAAGCTAGCAGATTGTGCAGTTCTTGTTGAACAGAGCTG GTGGAAGCTGTTAGATTTCGCTGAGCTCAAGCGGAGTTCTATATCATTCTTTGAAATTGAGAAACATGAAACTGCCATGTCGCGTTGGTCTAGAGCAAGGACCAGAGCCGCCAAG GTTGGAAAAGGTCTATCAAAGAATGAAAAGGCACAAAAGCTTGCTTTGCAGCATTGGCTTGAGGCG ATTGATCCAAGACATCGGTATGGACATAACCTACACTTTTACTACGTTGAATGGCTTCACTGTCAGAGTAGAGAACCGTTCTTCTACTGGCTAGACATAGGAGAAGGGAAGGAAGTAAATCTTGTTGAAAAATGCCCTCGATTGAAACTTCAACAGCAGTGTATCAAGTACCTTGGACCG ATGGAAAGAATGGCCTATGAAGTTGTTGTGGAGGATGGAAAATTCTTGTACAAACAATCAGGGGAGCTTCTCCATACAACCGGAGAATCCGATGATACCAAATGGATTTTCGTTCTTAGTGCTTCTCGAACCTTATACGTtggcaagaaaaagaaggggACGTTTCAACATTCAAGTTTTTTGGCTGGAGGAGCCACATCTGCTGCTGGGAGATTAGTTGTTGAAAACGGCATCCTTAAG GCAGTTTGGCCTCACAGTGGTCACTATCGGCCTACAGAAGAAAATTTCAGAGACTTCGTCTCATTCCTTGAAGAGAACAATGTCGATCTCAAAGATGTTAAG TTAAGTCCGGTTGATGAGGTAGAGGAGGGTTCACTTAGCAAGAAAAGAAGCAGTGCTCATATTAGATGCAACTCATCTGAAGAGGGCTTGATCCCAAATGTATGTGATTTAAAGGCTGAAGAGACCATTGAAGAAGACTTGATTCCGGAGGAGAATGATTCAATAGAACAAGCTGCTGCAGTCGAATCTCATATGTCAAGCCGGCTCCGCTGTGTTAGCAGAAAATTGTCTAATCTTGCAATCCCAAACAGGGAAAGGTATTTCGAGAAGGTAGAGAGCGCAACTGAACCCGCTGGTTCAAGTTGCAGCGGTATTCCAGTGGAAACTCCAGTTGATGGTTATGAAACGGTGGATGAAACTCTCCCATCAGAACAGGATTACATGGTTTCGAAGAAGAACTTGTTCGACGAAAACAATGATGAGACCGAGGGAGAAGCCATTCCTCAAGAATCAATTCTCAAAAGGATTAACTCGCACAAGGGAATGAAATCCTTCCAACTGGGAAGGCAGTTGTCTTGCAAATGGACAACGGGAGCTGGACCTCGCATTGGCTGTGTGAGGGACTATCCCTCGGAGCTCCAGTTCCGAGCTTTGGAGCATGTGAACTTGTCTCCAAGAAGTGCTGCCCGTTCGAGGTCATACTTCTCTCCTCGGACCACCAGCGCGCTGAGTCCAAGGGTGTTGACACCGGCAAAATGTGGCGGGGAGATGGAAGCACGCATAAGCTCCCCAGCACTTGAAAGAGTGAAGCTTTCTTTAAAAAGCATTAACCTTTCTAGAACTCGGTCATCCCAACTATCTACAGGAAGTACAGCAACCGCCATTGCTAATGTCTCGTGA
- the LOC126590947 gene encoding serine/arginine-rich SC35-like splicing factor SCL30A isoform X2, whose protein sequence is MRGRSYSPSPPPPPPRGGYGRRGQRSPSPRGRYSGGRGSGRDLPTSLLVRNLRHDCRPEDLRRPFGQFGVLKDIYLPKDYYTGEPRGFGFVQFVEPADAEEAKYQMDGQLLLGREVTVVFAEENRKKPSDMRHRERSSSRTTSRYRDRRRSPPRYSRSPRYSRSPPPRRARSRSHSRGYYSPPKRRDYSRSVSPQERRYSREKSFSRSPPPYEGSRSRSQSPVRGPSRSRSRSHSPRRNIRRSRSPINEGHPRAPIGDRSPSP, encoded by the exons ATGAGGGGACGGAGTTACAGTCCATCACCACCTCCACCACCCCCAAGGGGAGGATATGGTAGGAGGGGACAACGAAGTCCTAGCCCCAGGGGTCGCTATAGCGGTGGTCGCGGTAGTGGTAGAGATCTTCCTACAAGCCTTCTAGTTCGTAACCTTCGCCATGATTGCAG GCCAGAAGATCTCCGCAGGCCATTTGGGCAATTTGGCGTGCTTAAGGACATCTACCTGCCGAAGGATTACTATACTGG GGAGCCTCGTGGCTTTGGTTTTGTCCAGTTTGTTGAACCTGCTGATGCTGAAGAGGCTAAATATCAAATGGATGGTCAGCTTCTTCTTGGTCGGGAGGTAACTGTTGTATTTGCAGAGGAGAACAGGAAGAAGCCATCTGATATGAGGCATAGGGAGCGTTCAAG CTCCAGGACTACTAGTCGATATCGTGATCGAAGACGGTCTCCTCCTCGCTATTCTCGCTCTCCACGATATTCCCGTTCTCCACCTCCACGCCGTGCAAGATCTCGATCTCACAGCCGTGGTTATTACTCTCCTCCAAAACGAAGGGATTATTCCAG ATCTGTCTCACCCCAAGAGAGAAGGTACAGCAGGGAGAAGTCGTTTTCTCGATCTCCTCCACCATATGAGGGGTCAAGGAGCCGTAGTCAGAGCCCAGTTAGGGGTCCAAGCCGGAGCAGAAGCAGAAGCCATAGTCCAAGGCGGAACATAAGAAGAAGCCGAAGCCCTATCAATGAAGGTCACCCGAGGGCACCAATTGGAGACAGATCTCCTAGTCCATGA